One segment of Ascidiaceihabitans donghaensis DNA contains the following:
- a CDS encoding DUF3572 domain-containing protein — MLHSQESAETLALQALAWLAGQEELLPVFLGATGASEADVRAGASDPAFLAALLDFLMMDDAWVVQFCDSAGVPYDRIMQARYALPGGADTHWT; from the coding sequence GTGTTACATTCGCAAGAATCCGCCGAGACATTGGCTTTGCAGGCGTTGGCCTGGCTGGCCGGGCAAGAAGAATTACTGCCTGTTTTCCTTGGCGCAACAGGTGCCAGCGAAGCGGATGTACGCGCCGGCGCTTCTGACCCTGCGTTTCTGGCCGCCTTGCTGGATTTCTTGATGATGGACGATGCTTGGGTCGTACAGTTTTGTGATTCTGCGGGTGTGCCCTACGATCGCATAATGCAGGCCCGCTACGCTTTGCCCGGCGGCGCAGATACACATTG